From one Rhopalosiphum padi isolate XX-2018 chromosome 2, ASM2088224v1, whole genome shotgun sequence genomic stretch:
- the LOC132922574 gene encoding uncharacterized protein LOC132922574, whose protein sequence is MTSLIKHSINNLNKWYSMTMVVRGLKSWTGGKKYLGFTYYPREGEVDPPYTPTKLFMVQRVKRYLYNPYWQKKILTDMGLDHKISDIAIVKNTPEMNARLWKVKHLIKITPIQTPDGLPEKEDYWGTHLDSDGVFRISKKFLPDTKRLEATKDFEKLAKRVDKDTVEKNCRNKWLNPWSTII, encoded by the exons ATGACCAGTCTAATTAaacattctataaataatttaaacaaatggtATTCAATGACTATGGTTGTACGAGGTTTAAAATCTTGGACTGGTGGTAAAAAATACCTTGGATTCACATATTACCCTAG AGAAGGTGAAGTTGACCCACCATATACACCAACAAAATTATTCATGGTTCAAAGAGTTAaacgatatttatataatccgtattggcaaaaaaaaatattgactgaTATGGGCTTAGatcataaa ATAAGTGATATAGCTATTGTAAAAAATACACCTGAGATGAATGCACGATTATGGaaagttaaacatttaataaaaataacaccaaTACAAACACCTGATGGATTACCAGAAAAAGAAGATTATTGGGGTACACATTTAGATAGTGATGGTGTGTTTAGGATTTCAAAAAAGTTTTTGCCCGATACTAAGCGATTAGAAGCTACCAAAGACTTTGAAAAATTGGCCAAACGAGTAGATAAAGATAcagttgaaaaaaattgtcGTAATAAGTGGTTAAATCCATGGTCTACGATCATATAA
- the LOC132919437 gene encoding replication factor C subunit 5 produces the protein MMKVKPNLPWVEKYRPNTLDDLISHEDIIKTIGKFIKEDQLPHLLFYGPPGTGKTSTILACAKQLYTPAQFRSMVLELNASDDRGINVVRGQVMNFASTRTIFKSGFKLIILDEADAMTNDAQNALRRIIEKFTDNVRFCLICNYLSKIIPALQSRCTRFRFGPLDFKQIMPRLEYVIEQENVKVTEDGKKALIDLAQGDMRKVLNILQSAATAFPEVSEDSVYTCVGHPLKSDIMNILKWLLNDDFSTTFKKIQELKIQKGLALQDILTELHTFLYRLDLPPDSLIEILTEMADIEVRLNGGTSEKIHLGSLISAFHMIRSKLKPADD, from the exons ATGATGAAAGTAAAACCAAATCTCCCTTG GGTAGAAAAGTATCGACCAAATACTTTAGATGATTTAATTTCACATGAAGACATTATTAAAACaa ttggtaaatttattaaagaagATCAATTACCTCATCTATTATTTTATGGACCGCCAGGGACTGGAAAAACTAGTACAATATTAGCATGTGCCAAGCAACTGTATACTCCAGCGCAGTTTCGTTCAATG GTTCTTGAGTTGAATGCTTCTGATGACAGAGGAATTAATGTTGTGAGAGGACAAGTTATGAACTTTGCATCAACCAGAACAATCTTTAAATCaggtttcaaattaattattttggatGAAGCAGATGCTATGACTAATGATGCCCAAAATGCCCTCAGAAGaa TTATTGAAAAGTTTACTGACAATGTCCGTTTTTGCTTAATTTGCAATTACTTAAGCAAAATAATTCCAGCCCTACAATCACGATGTACACGCTTTCGATTTGGTCCACttgattttaaacaaattatgccTCGCCTTGAATATGTTATTGAACAAGAAAA tgtgAAAGTAACAGAAGATGGCAAAAAAGCATTAATAGATTTGGCACAAGGTGATATGCGAAAAGTTCTTAACATATTACAGAGTGCTGCTACTGCATTTCCAGAAGTAAGCGAAGATTCTGTCTATACATGTGTTGGCCATCCACTAAAGAGTgacattatgaatattttaaaatggttgCTAAATGATGACTTTTCTACTACTTTCAAAA AAattcaagaattaaaaattcagAAAGGTTTGGCTTTACAAGACATATTAACAGAATTGCACACTTTTTTATATAgat TGGATTTACCACCAGATTCTCTCATTGAAATACTAACCGAAATGGCTGATATTGAAGTGCGCCTGAATGGCGGAACTAGTGAAAAAATACATCTCGGTAGTTTAATAAGTGCTTTCCATATGAtaagatcaaaattaaaaccaGCTGATGATTGA